In a genomic window of Glycine max cultivar Williams 82 chromosome 13, Glycine_max_v4.0, whole genome shotgun sequence:
- the LOC100793069 gene encoding tRNA (adenine(58)-N(1))-methyltransferase catalytic subunit TRMT61A, with amino-acid sequence MLALHPAKKLSFNRPINNGDLVIVYERHDIMKAVTVSEGSVLQNRFGVFKHSEWIGKPFGSKVVSSKGGFVYLLAPTPELWTLVLNHRTQILYIADISFVIMYLEIVPGCVVLESGTGSGSLTTSLARAVAPSGHVYTFDFHEQRAASARADFERTGLSSLVTVQVRDIQGEGFPDTFTGMADSVFLDLPQPWLVIPSAAKVLRHDGTLCSFSPCIEQVQRTCETLRTCFTDIRTFEVLLRTYEVREEKMQSLCGDGNGSLPSKRRQCSDGSYVLSSSSPSISSVMARPCGEARGHTGYLTFARVKSLS; translated from the exons ATGTTGGCCCTTCATCCTGCAAAAAAGTTATCATTTAATCGACCAATTAATAATGGGGATTTGGTTATTGTTTATGAAAGGCATGACATTATGAAGGCTGTAACAGTGTCTGAGGGATCAGTCCTGCAAAATCGTTTTGGTGTTTTTAAACATTCGGAATGGATAGGAAAGCCGTTTGGGTCTAAAGTAGTCAGCAGTAAGGGTGGCTTTGTGTACTTGTTAGCTCCCACACCAGAATTGTGGACTCTGGTATTGAACCACAGGACTCAGATTCTGTACATTGCAGATATTAGCTTTGTTATCATGTACTTGGAGATTGTTCCTGGTTGCGTGGTTCTTGAATCTGGAACTGGAAGTGGATCGTTGACTACTTCGCTTGCAAGGGCAGTTGCTCCTTCAGGACACGTCTATACGTTTGATTTCCATGAACAAAGGGCTGCATCAGCTAG gGCTGATTTTGAGAGGACAGGTCTAAGCAGCTTAGTCACTGTGCAAGTTAGGGACATTCAGGGTGAAGGATTTCCTGATACCTTTACTGGCATGGCTGACTCTGTATTTCTGGATCTACCTCAACCTTGGCTTGTCATCCCTTCTGCTGCAAAAGTATTAAGACATGATGGCACACTGTGCTCTTTCTCTCCTTGTATCGAACAAGTACAGCGAACATGTGAAACACTCCGAACCTGCTTCACAG ATATAAGGACATTTGAGGTACTCTTACGCACATATGAAGTtcgggaagagaaaatgcaaagcTTATGTGGGGATGGCAATGGTTCTCTTCCTAGCAAGAGGAGACAATGCTCTGATGGAAGCTATGTACTAAGCAGCAGCAGTCCATCTATTTCTTCTGTCATGGCTAGACCTTGTGGTGAAGCTCGAGGTCACACAGGCTATTTGACATTTGCAAGAGTTAAATCACTCTCATGA
- the LOC100776936 gene encoding receptor-like protein kinase HSL1 yields the protein MLQLLPVFLLLLLEQASLISGLNQDGLYLYEWKQSLDDPDSSLSSWNNRDATPCNWAGVTCGPSNTTVTALDLSNFNLSGPFSASLLCRLPNLTSIILFNNSINQTLPLQISLCTPLLHLDLSQNLLTGFLPHTLPLLPNLLHLDLTGNNFSGPIPPSFATFPNLQTLSLVYNLLDDVVSPSLFNITTLKTLNLSFNPFLPSPIPHSLGNLTNLETLWLSGCNLVGPIPESLGNLVNLRVLDFSFNNLYGPIPSSLTRLTALTQIEFYNNSLSAEFPKGMSNLTSLRLIDVSMNHLSGTIPDELCRLPLESLNLYENRFTGELPPSIADSPNLYELRLFGNKLAGKLPENLGKNAPLKWLDVSTNRFSGGIPESLCEHGELEELLMLENEFSGEIPASLGGCRRLSRVRLGTNRLSGEVPAGMWGLPHVYLLELGNNSFSGPIARTIAGARNLSLLILSKNNFSGVIPDEIGWLENLQEFSGADNNFNGSLPGSIVNLGQLGTLDLHNNELSGELPKGIQSWKKLNDLNLANNEIGGKIPDEIGILSVLNFLDLSNNEISGNVPLGLQNLKLNLLNLSYNRLSGRLPPLLAKDMYRASFMGNPGLCGDFKGLCDGKGDDDNSKGFVWILRAIFIVASLVFVVGVVWFYFRYRNFKNAGRSVDKSKWTLMSFHKLGFSEDEILNCLDEDNVIGSGSSGKVYKVVLTSGESVAVKKIWGGVKKEIDSGDVEKGHQFRQDSSFDAEVETLGKIRHKNIVKLWCCCTTRDSKLLVYEYMPNGSLGDLLHSNKGGLLDWPTRYKIAVDAAEGLSYLHHDCVPSIVHRDVKSNNILLDGDFGARVADFGVAKVVDATGKGTKSMSVIAGSCGYIAPEYAYTLRVNEKSDIYSFGVVILELVTGRRPIDPEFGEKDLVMWACNTLDQKGVDHVIDSRLDSCFKEEICKVLNIGLMCTSPLPINRPAMRRVVKMLQEVGTENQTKPAKKDGKLSPYYYDDGSDHGSVA from the exons CCACCGTCACCGCACTTGACCTCTCCAACTTCAACCTTTCCGGCCCATTCTCCGCCTCCCTCCTCTGCCGCCTCCCCAACCTCACCTCCATCATCCTCTTCAACAACTCCATCAACCAAACCCTCCCTCTCCAAATTTCTCTCTGCACCCCCCTCCTACACCTCGACCTCTCCCAAAACCTCCTCACCGGCTTCCTCCCCCACACCCTCCCCCTCCTCCCTAACCTCCTCCACCTCGACCTCACCGGCAACAACTTTTCCGGCCCCATCCCTCCCTCCTTCGCCACCTTCCCCAACCTCCAAACACTCTCCCTCGTTTACAACCTCCTCGACGACGTCGTTTCACCTTCTCTCTTCAACATCACGACCCTCAAAACGCTCAACCTCTCCTTCAACCCTTTTCTCCCTTCACCCATCCCTCACTCCCTCGGCAACCTCACTAACTTAGAAACGCTCTGGCTCAGCGGCTGCAACCTCGTGGGCCCCATCCCGGAATCCCTCGGGAACCTCGTCAACCTTCGCGTCTTGGACTTCTCCTTCAACAACCTCTACGGTCCCATCCCTAGTTCGCTCACTCGCCTCACCGCTCTCACGCAGATTGAGTTCTACAACAACTCTCTCTCCGCTGAGTTTCCCAAGGGAATGTCCAACCTCACTTCGCTGAGGCTCATTGATGTTTCCATGAACCATTTGAGTGGGACCATTCCTGATGAATTGTGCCGTTTGCCTCTCGAGAGTCTTAACCTCTACGAGAACCGCTTCACCGGCGAGTTGCCGCCGAGTATTGCAGATTCACCCAACCTCTATGAACTCAGATTGTTCGGGAACAAGCTCGCCGGGAAGTTGCCGGAGAATTTGGGGAAGAATGCTCCGTTGAAGTGGCTTGATGTTTCTACAAACCGGTTCTCCGGCGGGATTCCGGAGAGTCTCTGCGAGCATGGTGAGTTGGAGGAGTTGTTGATGCTTGAGAATGAGTTCTCCGGGGAGATTCCGGCGAGTTTGGGCGGCTGTCGGAGGTTGTCGCGTGTGAGGTTGGGTACGAACCGGTTGTCCGGCGAGGTTCCGGCGGGTATGTGGGGTCTTCCGCATGTGTATTTGCTTGAACTGGGGAATAACTCGTTTAGTGGTCCAATCGCCAGGACCATTGCTGGGGCGAGGAATTTGTCGTTGTTGATTTTGTCCAAGAACAATTTCTCCGGTGTCATTCCCGACGAGATTGGGTGGTTGGAGAATCTTCAAGAGTTTTCTGGTGCTGATAACAACTTCAATGGGTCGTTGCCTGGGAGTATTGTGAATCTTGGGCAGCTTGGGACTCTTGATCTTCACAACAATGAGCTCTCTGGGGAGCTTCCCAAGGGGATTCAATCGTGGAAGAAACTCAATGACTTGAATTTGGCTAATAATGAAATTGGTGGGAAGATTCCTGATGAAATTGGTATTTTGTCAGTGTTAaattttcttgatctttccAACAATGAAATTTCTGGGAATGTTCCTCTTGGGTTGCAGAATTTGAAGCTCAATCTGCTCAACTTGTCTTATAATAGGCTTTCTGGAAGGCTTCCTCCACTGCTGGCTAAGGATATGTACAGGGCTAGTTTTATGGGTAATCCTGGCTTGTGTGGCGATTTCAAAGGCTTGTGTGATGGCAAAGGGGATGATGATAATAGTAAGGGTTTTGTGTGGATTCTGCGAGCTATTTTTATAGTTGCCTCTTTGGTGTTTGTTGTTGGTGTGGTATGGTTCTACTTCAGGTATAGGAATTTCAAGAATGCTGGGAGATCTGTTGATAAATCGAAGTGGACGTTGATGTCGTTTCATAAACTGGGTTTTAGCGAAGATGAGATCTTGAATTGCCTCGACGAAGATAATGTGATAGGAAGCGGGTCGTCCGGGAAGGTTTACAAGGTTGTGCTTACCAGCGGGGAATCTGTTGCCGTGAAGAAGATATGGGGCGGGGTCAAAAAGGAAATAGATAGCGGAGATGTTGAGAAGGGTCATCAGTTTCGTCAAGACAGTTCTTTTGATGCAGAGGTTGAAACTTTGGGCAAAATTAGGCACAAGAACATTGTCAAGTTGTGGTGTTGCTGCACCACTAGGGACAGCAAGCTATTGGTTTATGAGTATATGCCGAATGGTAGTCTGGGGGATTTGCTGCATAGCAATAAAGGAGGGTTGTTGGATTGGCCAACTAGGTACAAGATAGCTGTTGATGCTGCAGAAGGCCTCTCTTATTTGCATCATGACTGTGTTCCTTCAATTGTTCATAGAGATGTGAAATCTAACAACATCTTGTTGGATGGGGACTTCGGTGCAAGAGTGGCAGATTTTGGAGTAGCTAAGGTAGTCGATGCCACCGGGAAAGGAACTAAATCCATGTCCGTCATAGCTGGGTCTTGTGGGTACATTGCACCAG AATATGCATACACGCTTAGAGTGAATGAGAAGAGTGACATATATAGTTTTGGTGTTGTCATACTTGAGTTGGTTACTGGAAGGAGGCCCATAGACCCTGAATTTGGGGAAAAAGATTTGGTTATGTGGGCGTGCAACACCTTGGATCAGAAAGGTGTTGACCATGTGATCGACTCgaggcttgattcttgtttcaAAGAAGAAATTTGCAAGGTCCTCAACATTGGTCTCATGTGCACTAGTCCTCTTCCAATCAACCGGCCTGCAATGAGAAGAGTGGTGAAGATGTTGCAAGAGGTGGGCACAGAGAACCAAACGAAACCTGCCAAGAAAGATGGAAAGTTGTCCCCTTATTACTATGACGATGGTTCGGATCATGGAAGTGTTGCTTAG